Within Chelatococcus sp. HY11, the genomic segment AGGGGCGGGTCTTGGCGAGGGTCAGCATGGCGTCGGTGAGCTGGATCTCGCCGCCGGCGCCGCGCTCCTGGGTGGCGATGAGGTCGAAGATCGCCGGCTCCAGGATATAGCGGCCGGTGATGTGCAGGTTCGAGGGGGCCGTGCCCTTGGGCGGCTTCTCGACCATGCTGGTGATCTTCGACACCTTGGCCGCGGCATCCTCGACGCCGACGATGCCGTACTGGTGGGTCTGGTCCTCCGGCACCGGCGCCACCGCGATATGGTTGCCGCCATGGGCCTCATAGGCGGCGATCATGTCGGCGAGGCACGGCGTCGCGCCGTGGTGGAGCATGTCCGGCAGGAGCAGCGCGAAGGGCTCGTCGCCGACGATCTCGCGGGCGCACCACACCGCATGGCCGAGGCCGAGCGGCGCCTGCTGGCGGGTGAAGCTGGTCTGGCCGGGGCCGGGCAGGTCCTCGAGCAGCGCCTTCAGCTCCTTGGTCTTGCCGCGGGCCTCGAGGGTGCGCTCCAGTTCGAACTGGCTGTCGAAATGGTCCTCGATGACGCTCTTGTTGCGGCCGGTGACGAAGACGAAATGCTCGATGCCGGCGGCGCGGGCCTCATCGACCACATGCTGGATCACCGGCCGGTCGACGACGGTCA encodes:
- the galU gene encoding UTP--glucose-1-phosphate uridylyltransferase GalU gives rise to the protein MTATTVSAHTSAKTTTPRRIRKAVFPVAGLGTRFLPATKAMPKEMLTVVDRPVIQHVVDEARAAGIEHFVFVTGRNKSVIEDHFDSQFELERTLEARGKTKELKALLEDLPGPGQTSFTRQQAPLGLGHAVWCAREIVGDEPFALLLPDMLHHGATPCLADMIAAYEAHGGNHIAVAPVPEDQTHQYGIVGVEDAAAKVSKITSMVEKPPKGTAPSNLHITGRYILEPAIFDLIATQERGAGGEIQLTDAMLTLAKTRPFHATRFDGAIYDCGSKTGFLAANVAYAMDRPDIAPILRQDIKAILSR